A part of Paenarthrobacter sp. A20 genomic DNA contains:
- a CDS encoding CPBP family intramembrane glutamic endopeptidase, with product MHESDSGWIRFWNRGTWWKALLFVALYWGVYELIGFGIGTLFGGFINLENPLADPLTAFLTLALPILVAGILLLLFARSLGWVKEIFGPQPLRGKAWMWVVIPLLIIPIVLRLVATNWSSYSVGLVLVMAFFGLCVGFTEELATRGIVVNMLRNGGYGERLVFVLSTAYFALLHSGNILTMEPLVVAVTVVYTFGFGAMMYLSMRVTGSITWAILLHAATDPTTFLATGGIDAATESAGAAGLISLAGIFNWVYILLALLAIFFVKGHATRKKLNSPASIDAA from the coding sequence ATGCATGAAAGTGACTCTGGATGGATCCGTTTTTGGAACCGTGGGACGTGGTGGAAAGCACTTCTGTTCGTTGCCCTCTACTGGGGCGTCTATGAACTGATCGGCTTTGGTATCGGCACCCTGTTCGGGGGCTTCATCAACCTGGAAAACCCGTTGGCTGATCCGCTCACCGCGTTCCTTACGCTGGCGCTGCCCATCCTGGTCGCCGGAATATTGCTGCTCCTGTTTGCACGCTCGCTCGGTTGGGTCAAGGAGATTTTCGGCCCCCAGCCCCTCCGGGGGAAGGCTTGGATGTGGGTTGTGATCCCCCTGCTCATCATCCCTATCGTCCTGCGGCTGGTAGCGACCAACTGGTCCTCGTACTCGGTGGGACTTGTCTTGGTCATGGCCTTCTTCGGCCTATGCGTGGGATTCACCGAAGAACTTGCCACACGAGGAATCGTTGTCAACATGCTCCGTAACGGTGGCTACGGTGAACGGCTCGTCTTCGTTTTGTCCACCGCGTATTTCGCCTTGCTGCACAGTGGAAACATTCTCACAATGGAGCCACTGGTTGTCGCCGTGACCGTGGTCTACACCTTCGGATTTGGTGCCATGATGTACCTCTCCATGCGGGTCACAGGCAGCATCACCTGGGCGATCCTGCTGCACGCCGCCACGGATCCCACCACGTTCCTGGCCACAGGTGGGATCGATGCTGCCACCGAATCAGCCGGAGCGGCCGGCCTGATTTCCCTCGCCGGGATCTTCAACTGGGTCTACATCCTTTTGGCATTGCTGGCCATCTTCTTCGTCAAGGGACATGCCACCCGAAAGAAGCTCAACTCCCCCGCTTCCATCGACGCAGCCTGA
- a CDS encoding phytanoyl-CoA dioxygenase family protein, whose translation MLTSNGYVLDESVSRLAELEPVPPSERRDRDALWARLRRDGYLYLKGQLNPDHLMDFREFYFASLSEANVYATGTDPREGIAAPGAVDRAALRRGLFDHIVPGREYQALCTAEGIAGWFAWFLEDDVHLHRRKIIRHTKPGESGIGTATQAHYDLVYLREGSDRVLSMWIPLGDCPRERGGLAYLEGSHHWVMAEEREGTLKMPAASITADLPGLADERDARWLVTDYEVGDVVVHSAHIVHAALDNTDRNGTMRLSTDIRYQRLSEPIDWRWQEHWNYDDGL comes from the coding sequence ATGTTGACCTCGAATGGCTACGTCCTGGATGAATCGGTATCCCGCCTCGCGGAGCTTGAGCCTGTACCCCCTTCCGAGCGCCGGGATCGTGACGCATTGTGGGCAAGGCTCCGCCGCGACGGATACCTTTACCTGAAGGGGCAGCTTAATCCGGACCATCTGATGGATTTCCGTGAGTTCTACTTTGCTTCCCTCAGCGAAGCCAATGTGTACGCGACGGGTACGGATCCGCGGGAGGGCATTGCAGCGCCGGGTGCGGTTGACCGTGCTGCGTTGCGGCGGGGCCTCTTCGACCACATCGTTCCCGGGCGGGAGTACCAGGCGCTGTGCACTGCGGAAGGCATTGCCGGCTGGTTCGCTTGGTTCCTGGAAGATGATGTCCATTTGCACCGTCGGAAGATCATTCGCCACACCAAGCCCGGCGAAAGCGGGATCGGCACCGCCACGCAGGCCCACTACGATCTGGTCTATCTGCGCGAAGGCAGCGATCGTGTGCTTTCCATGTGGATTCCGCTAGGTGATTGCCCACGCGAGCGGGGAGGCCTGGCCTACCTGGAGGGCAGCCACCACTGGGTGATGGCCGAGGAGCGGGAGGGAACCCTGAAAATGCCCGCTGCCTCCATTACGGCTGACCTTCCGGGGCTGGCGGACGAACGCGATGCCCGCTGGCTCGTGACGGATTATGAGGTGGGCGATGTGGTGGTCCACTCGGCGCATATTGTGCACGCCGCATTGGATAACACCGACCGCAACGGCACCATGCGCCTGTCTACCGATATCCGCTACCAGCGGCTCAGCGAACCAATTGATTGGCGCTGGCAGGAGCATTGGAATTACGACGACGGGCTCTAA